A genomic window from Pyxicephalus adspersus chromosome 2, UCB_Pads_2.0, whole genome shotgun sequence includes:
- the SRA1 gene encoding steroid receptor RNA activator 1 isoform X2 — MAELYVKPGNQEKGWNDPPQFSYGLQVSGSGKRTLLNKRVPAPLQDPPAVPSGQSLSSSTPPKMPPAGSTSSIGPPPIGQITTPLRTDNSKPSSSQRESEVPVDVKDILAPLHKILQACKDKQVFLDIGRRLATLEEMWSSGKLSSPVQRRMVLLVKELESQHWNSADEIHRSLMVDHVNEVSQWMVGVKRLIAEARNLPHGEASAKDEAATENTDSVQQDT, encoded by the exons ATGGCAGAGCTGTATGTGAAGCCGG GGAACCAAGAAAAGGGCTGGAATGACCCTCCCCAATTCTCATATGGCTTGCAGGTGTCTGGAAGTGGAAAACGAACACTGCTGAATAAACGAGTACCAGCGCCTTTACAGGATCCCCCAGCAG taccCTCAGGGCAATCACTTTCGTCTTCCACGCCTCCAAAGATGCCACCAGCTGGTTCAACAAGCAGTATTGGTCCTCCTCCAATAGGACAAATCACAACACCCCTCAGAACAGACAACTCAAAGCCAAGTTCTAGTCAAAGAGAATCGGAGGTTCCTGTAGATGTAAAGGACATTCTGGCCCCACTTCATAAGATCCTCCAGGCCTGCAAAGAC aaacaagtGTTTCTTGATATAGGCAGGAGACTTGCCACCCTGGAAGAAATGTGGAGCAGTGGAAAGCTATCAAGTCCTGTGCAGAGAAGAATGGTATTATTAGTGAAAG aacTTGAAAGTCAGCATTGGAATTCTGCTGATGAAATACACAGATCTTTGATGGTAGATCACGTAAACGAAGTCAGCCAGTGGATGGTGGGAGTGAAACGCTTAATTGCTGAAGCAAGAAACTTACCTCATGGGGAAGCATCTGCAAAAGATGAAGCTGCAACAGAAAACACTGACAGTGTCCAGCAGGACACATAG
- the SRA1 gene encoding steroid receptor RNA activator 1 isoform X1 has translation MAELYVKPGNQEKGWNDPPQFSYGLQVSGSGKRTLLNKRVPAPLQDPPAVPSGQSLSSSTPPKMPPAGSTSSIGPPPIGQITTPLRTDNSKPSSSQRESEVPVDVKDILAPLHKILQACKDVIKKQVFLDIGRRLATLEEMWSSGKLSSPVQRRMVLLVKELESQHWNSADEIHRSLMVDHVNEVSQWMVGVKRLIAEARNLPHGEASAKDEAATENTDSVQQDT, from the exons ATGGCAGAGCTGTATGTGAAGCCGG GGAACCAAGAAAAGGGCTGGAATGACCCTCCCCAATTCTCATATGGCTTGCAGGTGTCTGGAAGTGGAAAACGAACACTGCTGAATAAACGAGTACCAGCGCCTTTACAGGATCCCCCAGCAG taccCTCAGGGCAATCACTTTCGTCTTCCACGCCTCCAAAGATGCCACCAGCTGGTTCAACAAGCAGTATTGGTCCTCCTCCAATAGGACAAATCACAACACCCCTCAGAACAGACAACTCAAAGCCAAGTTCTAGTCAAAGAGAATCGGAGGTTCCTGTAGATGTAAAGGACATTCTGGCCCCACTTCATAAGATCCTCCAGGCCTGCAAAGACGTAATAAAG aaacaagtGTTTCTTGATATAGGCAGGAGACTTGCCACCCTGGAAGAAATGTGGAGCAGTGGAAAGCTATCAAGTCCTGTGCAGAGAAGAATGGTATTATTAGTGAAAG aacTTGAAAGTCAGCATTGGAATTCTGCTGATGAAATACACAGATCTTTGATGGTAGATCACGTAAACGAAGTCAGCCAGTGGATGGTGGGAGTGAAACGCTTAATTGCTGAAGCAAGAAACTTACCTCATGGGGAAGCATCTGCAAAAGATGAAGCTGCAACAGAAAACACTGACAGTGTCCAGCAGGACACATAG
- the C1QTNF2 gene encoding complement C1q tumor necrosis factor-related protein 2: protein MISLVLLIWTFPCAANNLLTSSAKGELQYTKDNSQLLCSMPGPPGPPGVPGHPGSTGTIGRMGFPGKDGKDGKDGDKGEKGDDGTPGRVGNAGKQGGKGKQGAIGRAGPRGPKGIRGDPGIPGKTGNKGPKGKKGDTGMPGPCTCGSKKAKSAFSVAVTKSYPKERLPIKFDKVLMNEGGHYNASSGKYICSIPGIYFFTYDITLANKHLAIGLVHNGQYKIKTFDANTGNHDIASGSTILPLKAGDEVWLQIFYSEQNGLFYDPYWTDSLFTGFLIYPEQEYIDEIKYNNKNMIKETAGVS, encoded by the exons ATGATTTCACTGGTGCTTCTGATTTGGACTTTTCCATGTGCAGCCAATAACCTGCTCACCAGTTCTGCTAAAGGAGAGTTACAATATACCAAAGACAACTCTCAGCTGCTCTGTAGCATGCCAGGACCTCCTGGACCGCCTGGAGTTCCGGGTCATCCTGGATCCACTGGTACCATTGGAAGAATGGGATTTCCAGGAAAAGATGGCAAAGATGGAAAAGATGGGGATAAAGGAGAAAAAGGAGATGATG GTACCCCTGGCAGAGTtggaaatgcaggaaaacaagGTGGTAAGGGGAAGCAGGGAGCAATTGGACGAGCTGGCCCAAGAGGTCCAAAAGGTATTCGTGGTGATCCTGGGATACCAGggaaaacaggaaataaaggacCAAAAGGAAAGAAGGGGGATACAGGGATGCCTGGCCCATGTACTTGTGGCTCAAAAAAAGCGAAGTCTGCATTTTCTGTGGCTGTCACCAAAAGTTACCCCAAGGAACGGCTACCTATCAAGTTTGATAAAGTCCTTATGAATGAAGGAGGACATTACAATGCCAGTAGTGGGAAGTATATATGCAGCATTCCTGGTATTTATTTCTTCACATATGACATTACTTTGGCAAACAAGCACTTGGCTATTGGACTGGTTCACAATggtcaatacaaaataaaaacatttgatgcCAACACTGGGAACCACGACATAGCATCAGGGTCCACCATTCTTCCTTTGAAAGCTGGAGATGAAGTGTGGCTTCAGATATTTTACTCTGAACAGAATGGACTTTTTTATGATCCATACTGGACAGATAGTTTGTTTACAGGTTTCCTTATCTACCCTGAACAAGAATACATTGATGagataaagtataataataagaaCATGATCAAGGAAACAGCAGGTGTAAGCTGA